The following is a genomic window from Desulfofarcimen acetoxidans DSM 771.
GATAATGCTCAGATTAATGAGGGAGACATAATCATTTTTTATACGGCTATTGACTCTGAATATTTTTTTGATTTTGCTGTTGCTGCCGATATTACTACCTATAATTTTCAGCCTATGTTTCAAAGACCACATAATATGGGTGATGTGTTTATTGACACAACCCATATCAATCATTATGGCCTTGAAAAACTGACAGAAAAAGCTTTTAAGGTAATGTTCACATACAAAGATATTTTAAATGATTTTAGTGAAATCAGAACAAGTAAATTGAATGAGCCGCTCAACCAAATCACCAGCAATCCTGAGTTTGCAAATTATTTATCCTATCTGGCAGAAGAAAAAATTGTTGATTTCAACCAAAAGAAGATTGGCTCAGTAGTCATGAACTGCAATCCTTTTACCTTGGGACATCAATACTTGATACAATTTGCTTCGGAGTCGGTGGATTATCTTTATATTTTTCTTGTAGAGGAAGATAGATCGGTGTTCTCATTTGAAGATAGATATAATATGGTAAAAGCGGGAATAAGCAAATTTGATAATGTTAAACTACTCAGAAGCGGTAATTTCATTATTTCCAGTATCACTTTTCCGGAATACTTCACCAAAGAAACTAATAAGGATGTAATCATTGATCCATCATTGGACTTGGATATTTTCGGTAATTGCATTGCAAAAGCACTCAATATATCAGTACGATTTGCAGGTGAAGAACCATTTGACCCAATAACAAAGCAGTACAACCGTTTCATGGAGAATTTACTAAAGAAATACGATATTAAATTCGTAGAAATAAAACGCAAGGAATATTTAGATAGTCCCATCAGTGCTTCGAGAGTAAGAAAGCTATTAAAAGAAGGAAACTTAGAGGAAATGAAGAAAATAGTACCTAAGACAACCTATGATTATTTGCTCAATTGTTGGAAGGGTTTAGATTCTTGTCACCGTTAAAATTCATAGGATAGCACAAAGGATGATTATTAAAGATAGCCTGCCAATGTGGCAGGCTATCTTTAATAAGGGGGAGAGCCTCTTGATATAAGGCGGCACCACTTTTTATCAAAAAGTTTAAGAGAAATTATAGATAGAGAACGTAGTATTCTATGAAAGGAGATGAAAAAATGAACTTTTCAGAGAGTGAACTTATATCTGAAATAAAGAAGCGAAACTTGAACGCTTATGAATCCTTAATCAAAGAGTACACCAAGCCCGTTTATTATTTAACCTATAACATTTTAAACATCGGCAACAGTAAAGAGGACATCGAAGAGTGCGTAGCCGACGTCTTTTTGGAGGTTTGGCTAAAAATCAATGGATTTGACAGCGAGAGAAGCAATTTCAAAACCTGGGTTTTAATTATCACAAAATATAAAGCTCTTACATATAAGCGCAAACTTAAAAAAAATCATGTTGAAAACATTGATGATTACCAGCTTGAGGAGTCCGATACCGTTGAAAGACAGATCATCGATAGAGAAACACAGAAAAAACTGCTGGAAATAATCAATAGCTTTAATAAAACGGACAAGGAACTTTTTATCCGCAGGTATTTTTACAACGAGAAAATTAGCGATATTATGCAATCTTTGGGGTTGAGCCGTTCGGCGCTGGACAACAGGCTCTTAAGAGGCAGAAAAATAATCAAGGAGGTTTTATCCTATGACTGAAAAGCAAATTCAGACGCTAATGCAAAATCTTGATAATGATTTGCTGGCCAAGGAACTGGATGATTTAACGAACGGCTTGGAAATCGATTTGGACTCTATTACCAAAAAAGCATTCACTAAACTGAATAAGAGGAGGTTAAAAATGAAAAGAAAAAGAATATATCCCCTTGTGGCAGCGTCTTTAATTGCGGTTATCGGTATATCCAACGCCTATGCCGCGGAGATTTCGGATTTTGTCGGATCTTTCTTCAATCAAAGAGCAATCTATTCAACTGTTGTAGACGGAAGCGCCTACTATCTGGAATCCCCCTTGCAATTGGATAAAGAAAGCAAACTGGAAAATGTTATTTTTACAAAGGACAAGTTGGAGATGAGTTTAACTCTTACTTTAACAGAGGATAAACCTCCTGAAATATCAGTTGCTACAGCAAACGGCAAAATTTATAAACCGGGTGGTTACGGTTACGACAATAATCGGCTGCAACTCAGCTTTTGGAATGAAGCGGGGCATAATTACGTATTCTCGCCAACGAAAGAATTGAAATTGAATATTGGAGAAAAAAGTTATAGTATTCATTTAGCGGAAGGTGCACCTGTAGTTGGCAGCGGTGAAATTAAACCTGCTGAACAAACGGATATTGGGTGGATAAATGTTGGTTATAAGAAAATCGATCAGGGTGTGCAGATTTTAACTAGTTTTACCGACAAAGATTTGAAACTGGTAGGTATTGGTGAACCGGTTCAAAAAACTGTGACACGAATGTTTAAAAATGAAAAGGGTATCATAACCAGCGGAACTTCCTCAATGACCAAGCCCCTCCTTGGTTATGATAAAGATAAAAATATTTATACCTACAACCGGGCTAAAAATGCCGTCGGCAGGCCCGTCATTCAATTTGAATCCCAAGCTCCTGCCGATAAAGAAATTGAACTGAAAATACCAGGTCTGCTTGTTGGTTATGAAAAGGATTTCGGTAATTTTGATGTGGCAATTCCAGGGTTGAACGAAGAAAAAAGAATTGACCGGGAAATCGACTTGAAATTGCAAAAAATCATTTTGCAAAGTATTAAAAGAACCTCCGCAACAACAGCCGAGTTAAAATTTGCGTTGAACACGGGAGACACTGCAAAGGTTGCCGTTCAAGAGGTCAGCCTTTACAGTAAGGATGTGCAAAGCGGAGACAGCGTTTGGCAAGGCGACATTTGTACAATGCGTATCAGTTTTGCTGAAAAATTAAAAAATGCTGAGTTTAACGTGAGCTGGCCGCGCTTTGTGGTAAACGGTGATTGGACTCTGAGAATTAAATAATGGTTTATGGCAGAAGCCGGTTGCATTTTACAGCCGGCTTCTTGGCATTTATATTGTAGGAATGATGATAGGGAACAACTGAAATATAATTTCCCAGTTTTATAACCATAGCATACCCGTTCATATAGCCGAACACTGTCGGCATCTTCATTTTGGGACGGAAAATTAACTCTATTTTTCACGAACCTGTTGACTTATATCTTCTAAGTCCGAATCTCCAGAAAGAATAGCTAGGTATTATGAATAACAGTCCTAATAACGGTGTCAGCATATACGATACACTTGTCTTCATATCAAGCAGATACAGAAGCGGATAATATTGAAACAGCGCCAATGGTACGATAAACGTAAAAAAATTCAAGACCTTCTTGCCATATATAGAAAAGGGATATCGCCCAAATTCTTTGCCGCCGTCCGTGAAAATATTCATAAACTCTAAACCCTCAATTGTAAAAAACGAAAAGGAGGCATAAATCAAAAACAGGCAGAAAAATATGATACTCCCACAGAATATCATGAGAAAAAGCGTTAATATCTTATCCCAGGTCCAGATTACGCCGCTTGCAGGTATTGCATAGCAAAAAACGATGATAGACTGTAAAAGCCGTCCAATACGGGTAAGCTCTATTTTGGAAGATAAAACCTGGAATATTTCCTGCCGTGGGCGTACAAGCACCCTGTCAAATTCTCCGTTGCCAATCATTAGCGGAAAAACGTCAAAGCCGCGACCGAAGCATTCGGCGAGTGAAAACGCCATCAAAGATGTTGCAAAGCATAAAAGCACCTGCTGAAATATGAATCCCTCAACCTCATTGAAGCGGGTAAACATGAAATAGACGCCGAGCAGGGAGGTAAAAGAGACTAAAAATTGTCCTGCTGCCGTTAGAAAAAAAGAAACCTTGTATTGCATCTGACTTTTAAGGTGCATGGAGAAAAACTTCAAATACAGTCCCATATCATCCTCCCTGTACAACGACTCTTTTGAGTGCGTTTTTCATCAGCAGCCTGCCGATCAGCACAAGAACTAACAGCCAAAATAGCTGCAAGCCAATACCCAGTGCCGCGTCCGTACCCGCAATGTTCCCGCTGTATATTCGCAGCGGCATGTTCTGCATGGCGGCAAACGGCATAAGCTCGGCCACGGTTAGAAAGGCCGGAGGAAAAAACGGTAGCGGAATTGTTGCTCCGGCCATAAAGTCGGCCAGCACAGCCGAGATCAGCCTCACACCCATAGGCGACAAGGTGTAAAATGTTGATATATAGATAAGCATACTGAACGATACCACAACAAACAGGCTGAGTGACGCTGAAACCAAAAACAGTATAAATTGTCCGGCGTTTACGGGCAAGGACATTCTGAACGGTTCCGGTACGATGAATGCCACGATGAGTATGGGGAAGCATCGAAGTACTGCCTTTGCCAGCCTGTTTGCCATTGACTGGCAGAACCAGCGGCTGTATAAGTCCACCGGCCGCGCAAGCTCATAGGCTATACCTCCGCTTGTAATGGAAGCGAATATCTCTCCTTCAAAAAACCAAACCATAAACAGCGCCAGAAGTGCCTGCTGCATCCATATGTAGGAAACCGTCTGGGAGAACTCCATTGGAAACGCGGCAGGATTAGCTCTATAGAATGCCGAAAATGCGAGTATTTCCATAAGTCCCCAGGCGAATTGCGTTGCCATGCCCGCGATTGCTGCTGCGCGATATTGAAGACTGTTTATAAAGCGTATTCGGATAATCGCGATGTATTTTTTCATATGCGGTACTCCTTATACAGGACCGCTACCATTTCCTCGGCGCTGATACCAGAAACTGAAATGTCAAGCACTTCTACTTGCGATGATAGATGTGCTATCGCGGTTGACACGGAGCATATGAGCGGGTCAAGCTCAATTATCAATCTTCCTTCTTTCTGTTCAGTCACGGTCATCCCGTCACAAAGCTTTGAAACTTCGCCATTGTATTCAAAAACAACCGTTTTTCGAGTGGAAAAATGCTTTTTTAACTCCAGCAAGCTTCCGTCCAGCAATATACGTCCCTTGCCGATCAGTAAAATTCGTTCCGTCAATGCTTCAATGTCCTGCATGTCGTGAGTTGTCAGTATGACAGTCGTGCCGCGCTCAGTATTGAGTTTTTTTATGAACTGCCGTACCGCGATTTTAGAGACAGCGTCCAGCCCGATGGTCGGCTCATCTAAAAAGAGTGTTTGGGGACTGTGCAGTAATGATGCGGCCAGTTCGCACCGCATACGCTGCCCAAGACTGAGACTGCGTGTCGGCGTTTTCAGAAGCTCCGACAGATCGAGCAGTTCGACAAGCTCATCAAGATTGTGTCTGTATTCCGTTTTATTCACCTTGTAAATATCGCGGATAAGCTCAAAGCTGTCACATACAGGTACGTCCCACCATAACTGGCTGCGCTGACCGAAAACAACGCCAATGTTTTTGGTGTGCTCAATTCTATCCTGCCATGGTGTGCGTCCGTCAATCTTGCATGAGCCGTTATCGGGTGTCAAGACGCCGCACATGATTTTAAGCGTGGTGCTTTTTCCCGCCCCATTTGGACCTATGTAACCAATCATTTCGCCGTCGTTGATTGTGAAACTCACGTCACTGAGAGCATGAACAGTTTCGTATTCGCGTGAGAAAAGCGCTTTAAATGCCTGTCCAAATCCAGACTTTCGTTTTGCTATCCTAAATGTTTTATTGATATTTTTCAGTATTATCATTGAATTTCTCTCTTTATTTTAGTCAGCACAAATTAACATGGAACCAAATTCCTTCTTGATATCAAATTATCTTTTCAACATGAATACATAAATACCTTCTTGGGGGTAAGTAAACATTTATATATTACATATTTTTTATAAAAAAGAAGGATTAAAAACCCTTCCTTTTTATTATTATTTTCTCAAAAAGAGAAGGATTGTGTAATTATATGACGAATTTATGGCAAGTGGAGCGAAGGAATATTAAGTCATTACCTTATTTTGAATAAAAAGGAGGGATATATAATGTCAATTGGCATATTTTCAAAAGATATAGGAATAGATTTGGGGAATGCTAACTTACTCGTATATGTGAAGGATGAAGGCATTGTTTTAAACGAACCGTCAGTAGTTGTAATTGAAAAAAATGCAAATAAAATATTGGCTGCAGGATATAATGCAAAAATGATGATTGGGCGAACTCCGAAAAATATCGTAGCAATCCGACCATTAAAAGGTGGAGTAATTAATGATTTTAATGCTACTCAAGCTATGATAAAGCTATTTATTAAAAAAGCATTACCTAAATTTTCCATGTTTAAGCCTAGAGTTGTAGTTTCTGTACCTATGGGTGTTACAACTGTAGAAGGACAGGCAGTTCGCCAAGCAGTCCTGCAGGCCGGGGTTCGAGAAGCTTATCTAGTGGAAGAACCGATGGCAGCCGCTATTGGTTCAGGTCTTCCGGTGCATGAACCTATTGGAAATATGATTATAGATATTGGCAGCGGAATCACAGAAGTAGCTGTAATATCCATGGGCGGCATTGTAACTAGCAATTCTATTCGTATAGCAGGGGATGATATGGATGAAGCCATTATTCATCATATTAAAAAAGAACATAATCTGCTAATTGGAGAGCGAACAGCTGAACAAATTAAAATTAATATTGGAATAGCTTACCCTTTAGAAGATACAAAAGCGATAAAGATAAAGGGTAGAGATTTGCAGACCGGTCTGCCTAGAGAAGAAAATATTACATCTAAAGAAATTTATCAGGCTTTATCTGAACCCTTGGCAAGCATTAGTGCTGCCATCATATCTACCCTGGAACAAACTCCTCCTGATTTTTCCGTGGATATTATTAATAACGGAATTGTTTTGGTCGGCGGGGGAGCAATGCTTAGAGGGATCGATCATCTGATACATATGCAAACCGGTATATCAGTATATGTAGTTAACCAGCCATTGCTTGCAGTAGCGAATGGCTCTGGAAAAATTTTGGAAAATATTAATGTGTTGCGCAAGACTTTGCTAAATTAAAATATCACAATAATACAAAGTACATCTGTGAGATTAAAGAAAATGAATGATTGATAATCTAAAATTTTCCTATTGAACCATCTAAAAATGGCTTGATTATTTTGAATTATCATGTATAATATGAATTAGAGTAACAGGAAGTTATTCGAAAAGTCTTTTGTTAAGCTATTAATCAAAAAAAGAGATATAAATATAACCATGAAGGTTTATCTTGCCGGAGCAGGGTGCGTTCATGGTTTTTTATTTTTCAAGTGCTAGGCTATGTCTAAAATACCGGTTATTTGACTTAAATGTTAAAAGCTTTACCTTGGCAAAGCTTTTAATTTCCTTAAAATTGCCATACGGTTTTTCAGACATTCTCGTGTGGTAATAAATATTTCCTCCTTTCAATAAGGCAAATGGGATTGGGCACCCGTTTACCTTATATTTTTGTGTTTTATTCCGCAGTGCAAAAACCTAACTATAACGATAAACCTTAATTGTGAGTGAAGAGTATACAGAGAAGTATCTTAGAATATAGATAAGAATATATTAGCCTTTATCCCATAAATCGCTGCTTTTCTTCTAATTTTAGAGTAGTATCAGTCAAATATTTAGTGTAAGGGTGTTGTGGTTTCATAAAAACCTGTTCACTGTCGCCAATCTCCACCAAACGGCCTTGATGCATCACAGCAATCCTGTTGCTGACGGCCCTTGCTACTTCCAGGTCATGAGAAATAAATAGCATCCCGATGTTATGCTCCCGCTGGAGTTTTTTCATTAATTCCAGGATTTGAGCCTGTACCGAGATATCCAGCATTGAAGTTGGTTCGTCGGCTACAATAAATTTAGGTTTCAAGGCAAGCACCCTGGCAATAGCGACACGCTGAGCTTGTCCCCCGCTGAGTTCGTGGGGATAACGTTCCAGGTGTTCCTTTAAAAGACCGACATCATTCAATAATTGGAGTATCTTTTCCTTTTCTTCTTCTTTTCTCTTTATAAGTTTATGGATTCTCAGCGGCTCTGCCATTGCTTCATAGATTTTTCGCCGGGGATACAAGGATTGCTGGGGATGCTGGAATATTATTTGCATTTCCTTTCTTAGCTTTTGCAGCTCTGCCGGTGATTTGACCGTCAACTCAGTATTTTCAAACCGGATACTGGCAGAGGTCGGCCTTATAAGCATGAGCAAAAGCCGGGCTACCGTAGACTTTCCACAACCGCTTTCTCCCACCAGTCCCAGGGTTTCCCCTTGTTTGATTGAAAAACTTACTCCGTTTACAGCCTTAACTGTTCTTTTATAAAACAGTCCTCCTGTATACTCTTTAACCAGGTTTTTAACTTCTATGAGCATGAAAGCACCTCACAAAATGGTTAGTAAGAATCTCTTCCATATCCGGATGATGAGCGGCACAGCGGGATGACGATGTTTTGCATCTGGGCTGGAATTTGCATCCCGGAGGGAGATTAGTAAGGCTCGGACTAAAGCCGGGAATAGAGTTAAACCCTCTTCCCGGCAGAGAATTAAGCAGTGATTTTGTATAAGGATGCCGGGAATGATTTAGTATTTGGGAAACTGGTCCGGTTTCCACTATTTCTCCGGCATACATAACGGCAACGCGATCTGCCAGCGCTGCCGCAACAGAAAAATCATGGGTAATAAGCAGCATTGATGAAGTGCTGGATGAAACCTGTTCTTTAAGCAAATCCACTACTCTTTTTCTCAGCACAGCATCAAGCCCTTTAGTAGGCTCATCAACCAGAATCAAGCCGGGATTGCATGCTATTCCCATGGATATCAGTACCCGCTGTCTCATTCCTCCGCTTAACTGATGAGGATAGCAGCAAATGCTTGTTGTGGGATCAGGCAAACGCAGCCGGCTAAACAGATTTATTGTTTCATGTTTTGCTGCTGATTTGTTGCATTTTTTATGCAACCTAATGATTTCCATAACCTGAATGCCAATTTTCATCAGTGGATTTAGTGAAGTGGCAGGATTTTGCGGAATCATGCCAATTGCCTTTCCCCGGAGTCCTCTTAATTCTTCCTCATCGATCCCCAGAATTTCTTTTCCCAGGTAGCGGATACTTCCTTCCGTGCAGGCATTTTTAGGTAACAAACCAAGAATACTCAGCACCAGAACAGATTTGCCGCAACCTGTTTCTCCTACCAGGGCAACAACTTCATGATGATTAATATTGATTGAGACATTATCTAATGCTTTTAATACTGTATCTTTAATCTTGAAAAAGGCTTTCAGATCAACAATGGAAAGGAGCGGTTCAGTCACCGCATGTTTATGCCGGAAACTGTCTGTATCTGAAAAAGCAAGAAAATCTGTCATTGCACTACTCCTTCCTGTTCAATTTATTCTATCTGCCCTTCGCGCAGTCTGGGGTCAAGGACATCTCTCAAGCTGTCCCCCAGCATATTAAAAGCCAGAACGGTTATCATCACAGCCAGTCCGGGAAACAGGGTAATATGTGGAGCTGTCCGGATAAACTCGCGTCCTTCGTTAATCATTGCTCCCCATTCTGCGGTAGGGGGCTGGGCGCCCAGCCCAAGAAAGCTTAAACTTGCCCCGGCCAGCACCACATGAGCTATGTCCAGGGCAGCCATTACTATTACTGGAGTTACTATACTGGGTAAAATATATTTAAACATAATACTGATTTGGCTGTTGCCCATGGCCCTTGCCGCTTCCACAAACTCTGACTGTTTAACTGATAGAACTTCGCCTCTGATAAGCCTTGTATATCCGGTCCAGTGCACCATCGTTAAGGCAATGATTATACTGCTCAGGCCCGGACCTATTGCTGCAATCAGAGCCAGGGAGAGGATAATCCCCGGGAAAGCAAGCATAACATCGACAGTACGCATAATCAGGCTGTCCAGAATTCCTCCGAAATAACCTGATATCAGTCCGATTAATACTCCGCTAATGCCACTGATAGCTACAACTATGGCCGCTGTACTTAAAGACGTGTGTGTCCCTTCAATTACCCTGCTAAATATACATCTGCCCAGCGAATCTGTACCAAAAGGATATTTAAAAGAGGGTGGCTGTACCTTATCGGCGAGGCTTACCGCTGCCGGATCGTGTGGCATAATCCATTGCCCCGCCAGGGCTAACAGAAAGATAAACACAACTACTGTGGCACTGCTTGACAGCATTCGGTTGCTCTTTAATGTTTCTTTACAATTTGTAAATACTGTAACAAGCTCCTTCATTTTAGACTTCCCTTCCATAGCGTATTCTGGGATCCATCAGGACGTAAGCCAGGTCTACCAGCAAATTGACTACGGCGTAGGAAGTGGCGATTAAGACTATAATGCCCTGGACCATAGGGATATCTTTAGCTAATATTGAATCAATCAGCAGTTTTCCTAACCCCGGCCAGGCAAACACCGTCTCCACGACTACCGTTCCTCCAAGCATATGTCCAAATTGAAGTCCAACTATGGTTATTACCGGGAGAAAAGCGTTCCTTAACGCATGCCGCCATACGACCACGCTTTCATGCAGACCTTTTGCTTTGGCTGTTAAAATATAATCCTGGTTCAATATCTCAAGCATGCATGAACGCATCATGCGCATAGTAACCGCCGACATACCTGCTGCTATTGTTACGCATGGCAGCACCACATCAGATATTTGCCTGAATCCTGCTACCGAAAACAGGTCTAATTGAAGGGAAAAAACAATGATTAATAACAGCGCCAGCCAAAAACTTGGTATAGACACAGCGAAAAGAGCACATAACCGGCTGAGGTGATCAAACACAGAATTCCTTCTTGCCGCAGAAAAAACTCCAACCGGAATTGCTATCAGCAGTGAAAGTGCAACACTCACCAGAGCCAGCAGGACTGTTGCCGGAAATCTCAACCCAATGATCTGAGCCACGGAAGTTCTGTAAACATAGGATTCCCCAAGGTTCCCTCTGACAGCTTCTTTTATCCAGGAAAAATACTGCTTATCCAATGGTTCATCCAACTTGTACCGGTTCGTGATATTGGTAACTTCCGAATCTGTGGGCTCTTGTTCTATTCCTATAAAAGCATGCTTCAGGATAGTCACAGGAGTATCTCCCGGCGTCAGATGTAATATTCCGAATGTTAGCATGGAAGCTGCTGCAACGACTAAAATTGCAGCAGCTAAACGCTTAAAAAGAAATTGCCACATACCTTCTACTCCTTAATCCCCACTTCTGTTGTAAGCATGTAATCATGAGCTGTAGGATTAAATACAAAGTTCTCGATTTTGCTGTTCATGACAGCGGCCACACCGTAATAGGCAATTGGTAGTACAGGCACTTCATCTTCCAGAATTTGCTGTACCTGTTTGGAAAGCTCATACTTTTTCTGCTGGTCATCTACAGCAACACATTCATCGATCAATTGGTCAACTTTTGCATTATTGTAGCCAATTAATTTGTTGTTTTCAGAATAATACAGTACTTGTAAATGATAGCTGGGAGTAGGAATCATAGCGGTCGCAAAAGCACTCATTTTCATATCCCATTTGCCTGTTGAAGCAACTTGGCTCATGGCGGAATTTTCCATAATCTCAATCTTCAAATCAATCCCTGCTTGTTTGAATTGATCCTGTAAAGCTTGAGCCATTGGAGGAAGGCCCGGTCTCTGCGGATAAGTCATAAGGGTTATTTTCAGCGGTTGGCCGTTTTTATCTATGATTCCGTCTCCATCAGTATCTTTCCAACCCGCTTCTTCCAATAGTAATTTTGCCTTGCCGGGAGAATAGGGATAACCTTTTAAATTTTCGTTTGTCCACGCCATTCCCGGCATGAATGGCCCCTTGGCAGGAGTTCCGCATCCGAAAAGCACATGTTTAGTAATACTTTCCCTGTCAATAGCATAGCTCAAAGCTTTTCTGACTCTTACATCGTTGAACGGTTCTTTTTTCAGGTTCATTTCCACAATATATGTCCTGGCGGTAGGATTGAGTTCGACTTTAAGTCCTTTCTCCTTGCCCAATCTCTCCAGTTCATTATAAGGTGGATCACAGGTAAAATCTATTTCCCCTTTTTCCAAGGCCAGAGCACGGGTATTGGGATCCGGCAAAGGACGTATTTCCAATTTTTCCAGCTTGGCGGGAGTTCCCCAGTAGTCCTTATACTTTGCCATCTCCATGTCGCCTGTTGATGCTTCAAATTGTTCTAACATAAAAGGTCCCGTACCGATAGGTTTGATAAGTTTGCCGGCTTTATCAACCGAGCTTGGCGCGATAACAGATGCGCCCATATAATGCAGCGAAGCAGGGAAATCGCCGGTTGGAGCTGTTGTTGTAATTTTTAATGTATGATCGTTCTCTACTTCTATTGATTTTATTTTTGTAAATGTTTGAACCTGCGGGTTAACAGCAATAGCTCTCATGAGCGACCATTTCACTGCTTCTCCATCCATCGGTGTGCCGTCATGGAATT
Proteins encoded in this region:
- a CDS encoding sigma-70 family RNA polymerase sigma factor; this encodes MNFSESELISEIKKRNLNAYESLIKEYTKPVYYLTYNILNIGNSKEDIEECVADVFLEVWLKINGFDSERSNFKTWVLIITKYKALTYKRKLKKNHVENIDDYQLEESDTVERQIIDRETQKKLLEIINSFNKTDKELFIRRYFYNEKISDIMQSLGLSRSALDNRLLRGRKIIKEVLSYD
- a CDS encoding ABC transporter permease, which translates into the protein MKFFSMHLKSQMQYKVSFFLTAAGQFLVSFTSLLGVYFMFTRFNEVEGFIFQQVLLCFATSLMAFSLAECFGRGFDVFPLMIGNGEFDRVLVRPRQEIFQVLSSKIELTRIGRLLQSIIVFCYAIPASGVIWTWDKILTLFLMIFCGSIIFFCLFLIYASFSFFTIEGLEFMNIFTDGGKEFGRYPFSIYGKKVLNFFTFIVPLALFQYYPLLYLLDMKTSVSYMLTPLLGLLFIIPSYSFWRFGLRRYKSTGS
- a CDS encoding ABC transporter permease; protein product: MKKYIAIIRIRFINSLQYRAAAIAGMATQFAWGLMEILAFSAFYRANPAAFPMEFSQTVSYIWMQQALLALFMVWFFEGEIFASITSGGIAYELARPVDLYSRWFCQSMANRLAKAVLRCFPILIVAFIVPEPFRMSLPVNAGQFILFLVSASLSLFVVVSFSMLIYISTFYTLSPMGVRLISAVLADFMAGATIPLPFFPPAFLTVAELMPFAAMQNMPLRIYSGNIAGTDAALGIGLQLFWLLVLVLIGRLLMKNALKRVVVQGG
- a CDS encoding ABC transporter ATP-binding protein, which produces MIILKNINKTFRIAKRKSGFGQAFKALFSREYETVHALSDVSFTINDGEMIGYIGPNGAGKSTTLKIMCGVLTPDNGSCKIDGRTPWQDRIEHTKNIGVVFGQRSQLWWDVPVCDSFELIRDIYKVNKTEYRHNLDELVELLDLSELLKTPTRSLSLGQRMRCELAASLLHSPQTLFLDEPTIGLDAVSKIAVRQFIKKLNTERGTTVILTTHDMQDIEALTERILLIGKGRILLDGSLLELKKHFSTRKTVVFEYNGEVSKLCDGMTVTEQKEGRLIIELDPLICSVSTAIAHLSSQVEVLDISVSGISAEEMVAVLYKEYRI
- a CDS encoding rod shape-determining protein, translated to MSIGIFSKDIGIDLGNANLLVYVKDEGIVLNEPSVVVIEKNANKILAAGYNAKMMIGRTPKNIVAIRPLKGGVINDFNATQAMIKLFIKKALPKFSMFKPRVVVSVPMGVTTVEGQAVRQAVLQAGVREAYLVEEPMAAAIGSGLPVHEPIGNMIIDIGSGITEVAVISMGGIVTSNSIRIAGDDMDEAIIHHIKKEHNLLIGERTAEQIKINIGIAYPLEDTKAIKIKGRDLQTGLPREENITSKEIYQALSEPLASISAAIISTLEQTPPDFSVDIINNGIVLVGGGAMLRGIDHLIHMQTGISVYVVNQPLLAVANGSGKILENINVLRKTLLN
- a CDS encoding ATP-binding cassette domain-containing protein; the encoded protein is MLIEVKNLVKEYTGGLFYKRTVKAVNGVSFSIKQGETLGLVGESGCGKSTVARLLLMLIRPTSASIRFENTELTVKSPAELQKLRKEMQIIFQHPQQSLYPRRKIYEAMAEPLRIHKLIKRKEEEKEKILQLLNDVGLLKEHLERYPHELSGGQAQRVAIARVLALKPKFIVADEPTSMLDISVQAQILELMKKLQREHNIGMLFISHDLEVARAVSNRIAVMHQGRLVEIGDSEQVFMKPQHPYTKYLTDTTLKLEEKQRFMG
- a CDS encoding ABC transporter ATP-binding protein translates to MTDFLAFSDTDSFRHKHAVTEPLLSIVDLKAFFKIKDTVLKALDNVSININHHEVVALVGETGCGKSVLVLSILGLLPKNACTEGSIRYLGKEILGIDEEELRGLRGKAIGMIPQNPATSLNPLMKIGIQVMEIIRLHKKCNKSAAKHETINLFSRLRLPDPTTSICCYPHQLSGGMRQRVLISMGIACNPGLILVDEPTKGLDAVLRKRVVDLLKEQVSSSTSSMLLITHDFSVAAALADRVAVMYAGEIVETGPVSQILNHSRHPYTKSLLNSLPGRGFNSIPGFSPSLTNLPPGCKFQPRCKTSSSRCAAHHPDMEEILTNHFVRCFHAHRS
- the nikC gene encoding nickel transporter permease; protein product: MKELVTVFTNCKETLKSNRMLSSSATVVVFIFLLALAGQWIMPHDPAAVSLADKVQPPSFKYPFGTDSLGRCIFSRVIEGTHTSLSTAAIVVAISGISGVLIGLISGYFGGILDSLIMRTVDVMLAFPGIILSLALIAAIGPGLSSIIIALTMVHWTGYTRLIRGEVLSVKQSEFVEAARAMGNSQISIMFKYILPSIVTPVIVMAALDIAHVVLAGASLSFLGLGAQPPTAEWGAMINEGREFIRTAPHITLFPGLAVMITVLAFNMLGDSLRDVLDPRLREGQIE
- a CDS encoding ABC transporter permease, which encodes MWQFLFKRLAAAILVVAAASMLTFGILHLTPGDTPVTILKHAFIGIEQEPTDSEVTNITNRYKLDEPLDKQYFSWIKEAVRGNLGESYVYRTSVAQIIGLRFPATVLLALVSVALSLLIAIPVGVFSAARRNSVFDHLSRLCALFAVSIPSFWLALLLIIVFSLQLDLFSVAGFRQISDVVLPCVTIAAGMSAVTMRMMRSCMLEILNQDYILTAKAKGLHESVVVWRHALRNAFLPVITIVGLQFGHMLGGTVVVETVFAWPGLGKLLIDSILAKDIPMVQGIIVLIATSYAVVNLLVDLAYVLMDPRIRYGREV